One segment of Metallosphaera cuprina Ar-4 DNA contains the following:
- a CDS encoding acyl-CoA dehydrogenase family protein produces the protein MVFPFKGLEDFKIDLSQDHEILRRSLREFLEREVKDKVEEGERKGDLLEVREKIKELGLNGLDVSEEYGGASGDYLSLLVATEEMSRVWPSLSTFFLINWMFTSAILRFGSEDLKERYVVPVARGERIAAFANTEPGAGTDVAGITSVAKEINGNYVINGRKIFITNGDLADYIILTARTSPISEPRWKGITMFIIERNYEGFKVEGRIDTTGLKASHTTEISLNEVKVPKENVVGKVGEGFKYAVSSFDYARTIVAAQALGIAQAALEKMISYSLERKSFGQSIASFQMVQQKVSESMADVITSRLLVYWAGTLFKNKMENEYVMAASLAKFFATESAEKVVLRAMTAHGGYGVTTSTGLERMLRDVQILKTYEGTNDIQRISAARHFYRKFMGINL, from the coding sequence ATGGTTTTCCCCTTCAAAGGGCTAGAGGACTTCAAGATAGACCTAAGTCAGGACCATGAGATTTTGAGAAGGTCTTTGAGGGAGTTCTTGGAGAGAGAAGTCAAGGATAAGGTAGAAGAAGGAGAGAGAAAAGGAGACCTTTTGGAAGTAAGAGAGAAGATTAAAGAACTAGGGCTTAATGGTTTAGACGTTTCAGAGGAGTATGGAGGAGCGAGTGGAGATTACTTATCTCTCTTGGTGGCCACTGAGGAGATGAGCAGGGTCTGGCCTTCACTCTCTACCTTTTTCCTGATAAACTGGATGTTCACAAGTGCCATATTGAGGTTCGGAAGCGAAGATCTCAAAGAGAGATACGTTGTCCCTGTAGCTCGAGGGGAGCGGATAGCTGCCTTTGCAAACACCGAACCCGGTGCAGGAACTGACGTGGCAGGGATCACTTCTGTAGCGAAGGAAATAAATGGAAATTATGTGATTAATGGAAGGAAAATATTCATAACTAATGGGGATCTAGCGGACTACATAATACTCACAGCTCGAACTTCACCTATTTCTGAACCTAGATGGAAGGGTATAACCATGTTTATTATAGAGAGAAACTATGAAGGGTTTAAGGTAGAAGGACGTATAGACACAACTGGACTTAAGGCCTCTCACACAACAGAGATCTCACTAAATGAGGTTAAGGTTCCAAAAGAGAACGTGGTTGGGAAAGTGGGGGAAGGTTTCAAGTACGCCGTATCATCCTTCGACTACGCCAGAACGATAGTTGCGGCTCAAGCTCTAGGAATAGCTCAAGCGGCGTTAGAGAAGATGATAAGCTATTCCTTAGAGAGGAAGAGTTTTGGACAAAGCATAGCTTCTTTCCAAATGGTTCAGCAAAAGGTGTCTGAATCTATGGCTGATGTGATCACTTCCCGACTGCTCGTGTATTGGGCCGGAACTCTCTTTAAGAACAAAATGGAGAACGAATACGTAATGGCGGCTTCTTTGGCTAAGTTCTTCGCTACGGAGTCTGCCGAAAAAGTAGTTTTAAGAGCTATGACGGCTCACGGAGGCTATGGAGTTACCACATCCACAGGCTTAGAGAGGATGTTAAGGGACGTACAGATACTCAAGACTTACGAAGGAACTAACGATATACAGAGAATCTCTGCAGCTAGACATTTCTACAGAAAATTCATGGGGATAAACTTATGA
- a CDS encoding acyl-CoA dehydrogenase family protein: MDFSFSEDELIFRDNLRSFLSRELRPIVSKIDKEGIPHEFVKKASSLGIWAMTTSQDVGGQGASFLLSTIASEEIARADFSMATAVLFLLESGWGYVLDKYGSKNLREDILPRVTAGDWFLGIASTEPSGGSDVAGIRTTAKKEGTKFVLGGQKIYISGVLEALHWGGGHLTLAKTNLEAKHRGISMFYVPTSSPGVEVSKIENMGRAGISSGIITFSNAQIPEENLVGELNKGFYYAMDGFNHARVLVAGACIGAAEAILEIGLEYIKQREVFSTKLKDFEAIAFEAAELKTKLEMAKLLNYKAAWMMDRSPNSDETAMLAAMSKLTAPQVAFEITKSVMMWMGAYGYSKDALVEMGFRGAMSYLVGAEGAMNVMKLIISKRLFQ, encoded by the coding sequence ATGGACTTCTCGTTTTCAGAGGATGAACTAATTTTCAGGGACAACTTGAGAAGTTTCCTGTCCAGAGAACTCAGACCTATAGTGAGCAAGATAGACAAGGAAGGAATACCTCATGAGTTCGTAAAAAAGGCCTCCTCCCTTGGAATTTGGGCTATGACAACGTCTCAAGATGTGGGCGGACAAGGAGCTAGCTTTCTTCTCTCCACAATAGCGTCTGAAGAGATCGCAAGGGCAGACTTCAGTATGGCAACCGCTGTCCTTTTCCTTCTGGAAAGCGGTTGGGGATATGTGCTAGATAAATACGGTTCTAAAAATCTCAGGGAGGATATACTCCCTAGAGTAACGGCAGGGGATTGGTTCTTAGGTATCGCATCAACTGAACCGTCAGGAGGAAGTGATGTGGCTGGTATTAGAACAACTGCAAAAAAGGAGGGAACTAAATTCGTCCTAGGAGGACAAAAGATATACATAAGCGGAGTACTTGAGGCCCTCCATTGGGGAGGCGGACATCTCACTTTAGCTAAGACTAACCTAGAGGCTAAGCATAGAGGAATATCAATGTTTTACGTACCTACTTCGTCCCCTGGTGTAGAGGTCTCTAAAATAGAGAACATGGGAAGAGCAGGCATCTCCTCAGGTATTATAACCTTCTCAAATGCCCAGATCCCGGAAGAGAACCTTGTAGGAGAATTGAATAAGGGGTTTTATTATGCGATGGACGGATTCAATCACGCCAGAGTGTTAGTAGCTGGAGCCTGTATAGGGGCGGCCGAGGCTATATTAGAAATTGGGCTAGAATATATAAAACAAAGAGAGGTTTTCTCAACTAAACTTAAGGATTTCGAAGCGATCGCGTTTGAGGCAGCAGAGCTTAAAACAAAACTTGAGATGGCGAAGCTGTTGAACTATAAAGCTGCATGGATGATGGACAGGTCGCCTAATTCTGATGAGACCGCCATGTTAGCCGCTATGAGCAAGTTAACCGCACCTCAGGTAGCCTTTGAGATAACCAAGAGCGTGATGATGTGGATGGGGGCTTACGGCTACTCCAAGGACGCCCTTGTTGAGATGGGCTTCAGAGGGGCTATGTCCTATCTTGTTGGGGCTGAAGGGGCTATGAACGTAATGAAGTTGATAATCTCAAAGAGACTATTTCAGTGA
- a CDS encoding PaaI family thioesterase, with the protein MNFVERLGIKKEEERMGYVKMSMQTGSDHMNIHGTVHGAVIFSLIDAAFEVISNQERKAFALNVEVNYRRVVKPGDLLLAEAWPESTGRTTSVYRIKVTNSEGKVVALATALSFNDEKN; encoded by the coding sequence ATGAATTTCGTTGAAAGGTTAGGAATTAAGAAAGAGGAAGAACGTATGGGATACGTAAAGATGTCTATGCAGACCGGATCCGATCACATGAACATTCATGGTACGGTACACGGGGCTGTGATCTTCTCCTTGATAGACGCAGCCTTCGAGGTCATAAGTAATCAAGAGAGAAAAGCTTTTGCGTTAAACGTCGAAGTGAATTATAGGAGAGTAGTGAAACCGGGAGATTTACTTCTAGCTGAGGCTTGGCCTGAGTCCACGGGTAGAACCACTTCAGTTTATAGAATTAAGGTGACTAATTCCGAAGGTAAAGTTGTGGCTCTGGCTACTGCTCTATCCTTTAATGATGAGAAAAATTGA
- a CDS encoding MmgE/PrpD family protein encodes MELASIFSEFVTSTTFSDLSDKAIHEAKRRVLDSLGVAFASKNSPPARVVRSLFPSFKGDGLLLGGGNVSPDLAAFYNTLLIRYLDFNDTYLSLEPLHPSDMIGGLLAVNPNLSGKELIRAIVLGYEVSTRLCDSFSLRKRGFDHVNFLQVGATVALSSALGLNKEQIINAISMTLVPHIALRETRSGSLSMWKAGAAAEAVRNSVFATTLAKAGFTGPSTPFSGKMGFKSVIAPEMLEEPFTNMGTEKILETYIKRYPVEYHAQAAVEAALTLRSKIRGDITKIEVETYEAGKTILADEEKWFPQNKETADHSLPFIVSTALITGKLWLDSYDLIKDKKVIETMKKVEVIENEVYTKVYPSELPTRITVKTTYGSFSEEVRVPRGHFKNPMSDAELEEKVRKLGLDDSLISRVWNLENLEVKNVVSW; translated from the coding sequence ATGGAGCTCGCTTCGATTTTCTCGGAGTTCGTTACCTCAACTACGTTCTCAGATCTTTCAGACAAGGCCATTCATGAGGCCAAAAGGAGGGTTTTGGACTCGTTGGGAGTTGCCTTTGCGTCGAAGAACTCTCCTCCAGCACGAGTTGTTAGATCCCTCTTTCCCAGTTTTAAAGGAGACGGTCTCTTGTTGGGTGGAGGGAACGTGTCTCCAGACCTAGCAGCGTTTTACAACACTCTCCTCATCAGGTATTTGGATTTTAATGACACTTACCTTTCTTTGGAACCCCTTCATCCATCTGACATGATAGGAGGGCTACTGGCAGTCAATCCGAATCTGAGCGGTAAGGAATTAATAAGAGCTATAGTCCTTGGGTATGAAGTTTCAACAAGACTTTGCGACTCTTTTTCCTTGAGGAAAAGGGGCTTCGATCACGTAAATTTCTTACAAGTCGGTGCTACAGTAGCTCTATCTTCAGCATTAGGTCTGAATAAGGAGCAGATAATAAACGCTATCTCAATGACTCTCGTGCCTCATATAGCCTTAAGGGAGACAAGATCGGGAAGCCTAAGTATGTGGAAGGCGGGAGCGGCAGCGGAGGCCGTAAGGAACTCTGTATTTGCCACAACGTTGGCCAAAGCAGGGTTCACCGGACCGTCTACACCCTTCTCAGGAAAGATGGGGTTCAAGAGCGTTATAGCTCCGGAGATGTTAGAGGAGCCCTTTACTAACATGGGGACAGAGAAGATATTGGAAACGTACATAAAGAGGTATCCTGTAGAGTATCACGCTCAGGCCGCTGTTGAGGCGGCGCTCACGCTAAGATCTAAAATAAGGGGAGATATAACTAAGATAGAGGTCGAGACATATGAGGCAGGAAAGACCATATTAGCGGATGAAGAGAAGTGGTTCCCTCAAAATAAAGAGACTGCTGACCACAGCCTACCATTCATAGTCTCAACGGCCTTAATCACAGGTAAACTGTGGCTAGACTCTTATGATCTTATAAAAGACAAGAAAGTGATCGAGACTATGAAGAAAGTTGAGGTCATAGAGAACGAAGTTTACACTAAAGTTTACCCGAGCGAGTTGCCCACTAGAATCACCGTTAAGACAACTTATGGTTCGTTCTCAGAAGAGGTCAGAGTACCTAGGGGTCATTTTAAGAATCCCATGAGCGACGCCGAATTAGAAGAGAAGGTGAGGAAACTAGGCTTGGATGACAGTTTAATAAGT
- a CDS encoding acyl-CoA dehydrogenase family protein produces MDRVLISSVQDFARKEIQVLAEKIDREDYYPRHLITKMGDLGILDPLYSGASVYDSMLCLEEIAKVSGSVALIQDVQGELVNSPLRTFGHDLDDLIDDLAKGKKIGSFALSEPCCGSDTRSMKTRAEKVSGVWRVSGEKMWITQGMYADVFLVAAKTSEKIGTFLVREQDCVEREKIEVSGNRGTGTAKIRLNECEADLIGGWQVTKYALSIGRIAISAIAIGLALGATEEAYGWAEERTAFGKKLLEHEGVQWMFSDSIADLESVKSLLDVTCKAFENNWEMAEPLIAALKLVSSKIANNVVDRMVQIMGGMGYAKSTRTERAYRDVRLTRIGEGTDEVQRLILSRHLREMINNTYNAIE; encoded by the coding sequence ATGGACAGAGTGCTCATTTCGAGTGTTCAAGATTTTGCGAGGAAGGAGATCCAGGTTCTAGCTGAGAAAATAGATAGGGAGGATTACTACCCCAGGCATCTCATAACTAAAATGGGAGATTTAGGGATCTTAGACCCGTTATATAGCGGAGCAAGCGTCTACGATTCTATGTTATGTCTAGAGGAGATAGCTAAGGTTAGCGGATCTGTTGCGCTGATTCAGGACGTTCAGGGGGAGTTAGTGAATTCCCCACTAAGGACTTTCGGTCACGATTTAGACGACTTAATAGATGATTTAGCCAAAGGGAAGAAAATAGGCTCTTTTGCTCTAAGTGAGCCTTGTTGCGGTTCCGATACCAGATCAATGAAAACCAGAGCTGAGAAGGTAAGCGGAGTGTGGAGAGTTAGCGGAGAGAAAATGTGGATTACTCAAGGGATGTACGCTGATGTGTTTCTAGTCGCTGCGAAGACAAGTGAAAAAATAGGCACGTTCTTAGTTAGAGAGCAAGACTGCGTTGAAAGGGAGAAGATCGAGGTTTCAGGCAACAGAGGTACAGGGACTGCAAAGATTAGGTTAAATGAATGTGAAGCGGATCTCATTGGAGGTTGGCAAGTTACAAAGTACGCCCTATCAATTGGTAGGATTGCGATCTCGGCCATCGCAATAGGTCTCGCACTGGGAGCTACGGAGGAGGCTTACGGTTGGGCAGAAGAGAGGACTGCCTTCGGGAAGAAGCTCCTAGAACATGAGGGAGTTCAATGGATGTTCTCAGATTCTATAGCTGATCTAGAGTCGGTAAAATCGCTCTTAGATGTCACATGTAAAGCGTTTGAAAATAACTGGGAGATGGCTGAACCCCTAATCGCCGCATTAAAGCTCGTCTCCTCTAAAATTGCAAACAACGTAGTTGACAGAATGGTTCAAATAATGGGGGGTATGGGTTACGCTAAATCGACAAGGACAGAGAGGGCATACAGAGACGTGAGGCTTACCAGAATAGGAGAAGGAACGGATGAAGTTCAGCGCCTAATCCTATCTAGGCATTTACGTGAGATGATTAATAATACATATAATGCGATAGAATAG
- a CDS encoding xanthine dehydrogenase family protein molybdopterin-binding subunit, giving the protein MIGKPVRRVEDPRFISGRGRFVDDISLPGELFLGVIRSPYPRAKFKIAKVPAGIEVITQEDLKTEPLPNFFYEGAPKEFPLAVREVRYVGEPLALVVAKDRYEVEDIKERVEVEYEPLPPIESAHNALEDKELVHEELGTNVVYKDTFEYGRISGNYKVVQKIFRVNRISPMPIETNGVIADYSPANGSLTIYANTQVPQVFRTALSIVFGIPKSRIRVIVPDSGGGFGGKIFLKPLVLATMASIYVERPVKYIETRTEHVTSAVQGPDREYQVSMMYRDGEILGMEVSLLENFGAYMHTYQPLPILRQIYHLTGAYNVSYLKFDVTGVLTNMPPTGPYRGLGIPPAVLVLENMVSSLSRKEGYNQFDFRKRNFIKTLPFTTITGAIYDSGDYAKSIEVLREALGDKDAGSGLGVAFALEPGSSLAFQTLVVKKPRTPYYEGVYMKMDSSGDVTVWLSTNSMGTGHETSVTQVVSDVLGISMNKINVVLGDTDGPPGTGFYGSRFSVVSISAVYKAAIKLKDRIRQLVSQILDVELDNVELRNGVVKVGTKTFTLEEIANLVYNKFHTPLEDMGIESTEVFNSPNVNVADDSRKVNFSSTYGVNAHGAIIDVDPDTGFIKIRKYVIVSDCGNIINPIIVDGQLMGGSAMGIGAALYEVIRYVSGSPQQTNLSDYWMPTAKEIPRMEIKHLVSPSPFTPLGTKGVAEGGATVPYAVIVNALEDALGVTLDHIEVPITPEFVLKYVDRSRLVKTM; this is encoded by the coding sequence ATGATAGGTAAGCCGGTGAGAAGGGTTGAAGATCCCAGATTCATATCCGGCAGAGGAAGATTCGTGGACGATATCTCCCTTCCAGGAGAACTTTTCCTGGGAGTTATCAGATCTCCCTATCCTAGGGCTAAGTTTAAGATAGCTAAGGTCCCTGCAGGAATTGAGGTAATAACCCAGGAAGACCTTAAAACCGAACCCTTACCGAACTTTTTTTATGAGGGCGCACCAAAGGAGTTTCCTTTAGCTGTTAGGGAGGTAAGATACGTTGGCGAGCCCTTAGCTTTGGTAGTGGCAAAGGATAGATATGAAGTAGAGGACATAAAGGAGAGGGTGGAGGTGGAATACGAGCCTCTTCCACCAATCGAATCAGCACATAATGCGCTTGAAGATAAGGAATTAGTTCATGAGGAGTTAGGTACAAACGTAGTGTATAAGGACACGTTTGAGTACGGTCGTATAAGCGGTAACTACAAGGTCGTGCAGAAGATCTTCAGGGTAAACAGAATATCCCCCATGCCAATCGAGACTAATGGCGTAATAGCTGACTACTCTCCTGCAAACGGGAGTCTAACAATTTATGCCAACACGCAAGTTCCCCAGGTCTTTAGAACGGCCCTAAGCATTGTTTTCGGAATACCAAAAAGCAGGATAAGGGTTATTGTACCGGACTCAGGAGGAGGATTCGGAGGTAAGATATTTTTAAAACCCTTAGTTCTAGCTACCATGGCGTCCATATACGTTGAAAGACCAGTGAAGTACATTGAAACTAGGACGGAACACGTTACGTCAGCTGTCCAAGGACCCGATAGGGAATATCAGGTATCAATGATGTACAGGGATGGAGAAATTTTAGGAATGGAAGTGAGCCTTCTAGAGAACTTTGGGGCATATATGCACACTTATCAACCGCTTCCAATCCTGAGACAGATATACCATCTAACTGGAGCGTATAACGTGAGTTACCTTAAGTTTGACGTAACTGGTGTCCTCACGAACATGCCACCCACTGGTCCCTATAGAGGTTTGGGGATCCCACCAGCAGTTCTAGTTTTGGAGAATATGGTAAGCTCTTTGTCAAGGAAAGAGGGATATAATCAGTTCGACTTTAGGAAACGGAATTTCATTAAGACGTTACCCTTCACGACTATAACCGGAGCCATTTATGATAGCGGAGATTACGCTAAGTCCATAGAAGTCCTTAGGGAAGCCCTAGGAGATAAGGACGCTGGGTCCGGATTGGGAGTAGCCTTTGCCCTAGAGCCAGGTTCCTCCTTAGCCTTCCAAACTTTAGTAGTTAAGAAGCCCAGGACACCTTATTACGAGGGCGTCTACATGAAGATGGATAGTAGCGGAGACGTCACTGTCTGGTTAAGCACTAACTCAATGGGAACCGGACACGAGACTTCTGTTACTCAAGTCGTATCTGATGTGCTGGGCATTTCTATGAACAAGATTAACGTTGTTTTAGGGGATACCGACGGACCTCCTGGCACTGGATTTTACGGTAGCCGCTTCTCAGTCGTATCCATAAGTGCAGTTTACAAAGCCGCAATAAAGTTAAAGGATAGAATAAGGCAACTAGTCTCCCAAATCCTAGACGTCGAGTTAGATAACGTGGAGCTGAGGAACGGAGTAGTTAAGGTAGGGACTAAGACCTTCACACTTGAAGAGATCGCGAACTTAGTTTACAACAAGTTTCACACTCCATTGGAGGACATGGGCATAGAATCTACAGAGGTCTTCAATTCGCCTAACGTAAACGTGGCCGACGATTCAAGGAAAGTTAACTTCTCCAGCACTTATGGAGTTAACGCCCACGGTGCAATAATAGATGTTGACCCTGACACTGGATTCATAAAGATTAGAAAGTACGTTATAGTTAGCGATTGTGGTAACATTATTAACCCAATCATAGTCGATGGGCAGCTCATGGGTGGCTCCGCTATGGGTATAGGGGCTGCACTTTACGAAGTCATAAGGTACGTCTCTGGTTCGCCTCAACAGACCAATCTAAGCGACTATTGGATGCCGACAGCCAAGGAGATACCCAGGATGGAGATAAAGCACTTGGTCTCGCCATCTCCTTTTACACCTCTTGGAACTAAAGGCGTGGCGGAAGGAGGAGCTACAGTCCCTTACGCTGTCATAGTTAATGCGCTTGAGGATGCCCTTGGGGTCACATTGGACCACATAGAGGTTCCAATAACTCCTGAGTTCGTTTTAAAGTACGTAGATAGAAGCAGGCTCGTTAAAACGATGTAA
- a CDS encoding acetyl ornithine aminotransferase family protein — protein MSLSSKIIEEDSRYLMQSFSRWYPLVIDHAKGSIVYDVEGREYIDMNAGIGVMALGHGNEKVINAVQEQMRKFFHYSLTDFYYDLAVRVARKLVSFFPFQGKVFYTNSGTESVEASLKIARGHTGRQYIIGFTNSFHGRTFGSMSFTSSKYVQRSIFSPLLPSTLLVPYPDRHNPLCQGDCSSAILGYIEDWVFKKIVDPNDVAAFLIEPIQGEGGVVVPPKQFLQGLEKISRDNEILLILDEVQTGIGRTGRMFAYEHFDVKPDLVCLAKALGGGLPLGAVVGRSEVMDLPRGSHANTFGGNALALAAAEVVLEEVPRILSGVERNGKLIFDNLASSNSLYLEEVRGRGLMIGADLRKDGKPFEEGLEKVLHKSFLRGVLAIGAGESTVRLLPPLIIEEELAQKGSSIIAQEISKL, from the coding sequence ATGAGCTTATCTTCAAAGATAATAGAGGAGGATTCAAGATACTTAATGCAATCCTTCAGTAGATGGTATCCGCTAGTTATAGATCACGCGAAAGGTTCCATAGTATATGATGTAGAGGGGAGGGAATACATTGACATGAACGCAGGGATTGGGGTAATGGCATTAGGTCACGGAAACGAGAAGGTTATCAACGCGGTTCAGGAGCAGATGAGGAAGTTCTTCCATTATAGTCTAACAGATTTCTATTACGATTTGGCCGTGAGGGTAGCACGTAAACTGGTATCTTTTTTCCCATTCCAAGGAAAGGTCTTTTATACTAACAGCGGTACTGAGAGCGTTGAGGCCAGTCTTAAGATAGCGAGAGGGCATACTGGAAGGCAATACATCATAGGCTTCACCAATTCGTTCCACGGAAGGACTTTCGGTTCCATGTCTTTCACCTCTAGCAAGTACGTTCAAAGATCTATATTCTCCCCTCTACTTCCTTCTACTCTTCTCGTGCCTTATCCGGACAGGCATAATCCCCTATGTCAGGGAGACTGCAGCTCCGCCATTCTTGGGTACATTGAAGACTGGGTTTTTAAGAAGATTGTGGATCCAAACGACGTTGCGGCCTTTCTTATTGAACCTATCCAGGGCGAAGGGGGAGTAGTTGTCCCACCGAAACAGTTCTTGCAAGGGCTTGAGAAGATATCGAGGGATAATGAAATCCTCCTTATTCTGGATGAGGTTCAAACTGGAATAGGGAGAACTGGAAGGATGTTCGCCTATGAGCATTTCGATGTAAAACCGGACTTAGTCTGCTTAGCGAAAGCTCTAGGAGGTGGTTTACCTCTGGGCGCAGTGGTAGGTAGGAGCGAGGTTATGGATCTACCTAGAGGATCTCACGCCAACACTTTCGGGGGTAACGCTCTGGCTTTGGCCGCCGCTGAGGTAGTGTTGGAAGAAGTTCCAAGGATCTTAAGTGGGGTGGAACGTAACGGTAAGCTCATATTTGACAACTTAGCCTCATCTAACTCTCTTTATCTTGAAGAGGTTAGGGGCAGGGGACTAATGATAGGAGCCGATTTGAGGAAAGACGGTAAACCGTTCGAGGAGGGATTGGAAAAGGTTCTACACAAGTCCTTCTTAAGGGGAGTTCTTGCCATAGGGGCTGGGGAATCAACAGTGAGATTACTTCCACCTTTGATAATAGAGGAGGAGTTAGCACAAAAGGGTAGCTCTATTATAGCCCAGGAGATAAGTAAGTTGTGA